The stretch of DNA GCTCCACGGTGGTCGACAAGCTCGACGGCTTCTCCGTCTCGGGCGACGGGAGCTGCGTCGCGGTCTTCCACGCCGGATCCCTGATGCTCCATCAACTGCCCAGCGGTGGATCGCCTTTGTCGGTCGACCTACGGCGGATCAGCCACACCGTGCACCCGGCGGCGGAGTGGCGGCAGTCGTACCACGAGGCGGCCCGGATCGTCCGGGGCGAATTCTGGGACGCCGGGATGTGCGGGCTGGACTGGGACGCCCTGGTCGCCCAGTACGAGCCGCTGCTCGACCGCATCGCCGGGCCGGACGACTTCGCCGACCTGCTACGGGAGTTGCTCGGCGAGCTCGGCACCTCGCACGCCTATGTGACCCCCTCGCGGCGCGGCGAGGGCCCCCAACCGGTGCAGCAGGCCCTCGGGTTGCTCGGCGCCAACGTCCACCGCTCCCCGGACGGACGGTGGTTGGTCCGACGAATCCTCCCTGGTGAGTCCTCCGACCCCCGGGCCCGGGCCCCGCTCGCGGGCTACGGCCTGCGCGACGGCGACGAGTTGCTGGCCATCGCCGGGCGCCCGCCGGACCCGGTCCGCGGCCCCGCCCCCCTGCTCGCCGGTGCCGGCGGCTCCACCGTCGAACTCACCTTCCGGCGCGGCCCCGGCGGCCCGTCCCGGCGGATCGCCGTCACCCCGCTCACCGACGAGCGCCCGATCCGCTACCAGGACTGGGTGGTCGGCCGCCGCCGCCTGGTCCGCGAGTACAGCGACGGCCGGTGCGGCTACCTGCACATCCCCGACCTGGGCGGCTCCGGCTGGGCCCAGTTCAACCGCGACCTGCGTCGTGAACTCGCCTTCGACGCCGTGGTGTTGGACGTGCGGGGCAATGCGGGCGGCAATGTCTCGGAGCTGGTGCTGGAGAAGCTCTCCCGGCGCGTCCTGGCCTGGGACTTCGCGCGGGGACGGCTGCCCGTCCGCTACCCGCGGGACGCCCCGCGCGGCCCGGTGGTGGCCCTCGCCGACCACGCGACCAGCTCCGACGGCGACGTGATCATCGCCGCCGTGAAACTGCTCGGCCTCGGCCCGGTGGTCGGCACCCGCACCTGGGGCGGCGTGGTCGGCATGACCGGCCGCCACACCCTGGGCGACGGCACCCAGATCTCCGTCCCCAAGAACGCCTCCTGGTTCACCGGCGGCACCGGCTGGAGCATCGAGAACCAGGGGGTATCCCCCGACGTCGAGGTCCTCCGCACCCCCCACGACTGGGCCCGCCGCAGTCACCCCGACCTCATCGAAGCCGTCCGCCTGGCGCTCCACCTCGCCGACACCCACCCCCCGGCCACCCCGCCTCCGGCGGACACCCCACGGCCGGATCTTCGACGCCCACCTCTGCCACCCAGGAACAGGTAGGGGCGCGGGGAACGGCGCGGCCAGCCATGCACCTCCCGCTGTCTTACGCAGATGCCCACTTGCACTATCCGATGACGGTGCAAGTGGGCATCTGTACGGCAGTGCGGCGAGTTCACTGGCTGGTGGCGCAGTTCCCCGCGCCCCTAGATAGTGCAACCGCGCCCCGGATGGACAGCACCACCGGTCCCTGGGCTGAGGATCAGTCCCAGGGATCGCCTTCGGCGGTCATGTCCGCCGCTGCCTGGCGGTCTTCCTCCGTCATGGCGGTGCCCGCCGCCGGTGGGGCGGAGCGTTCCACGCCCGGGGCGAAGGCGTCCGCTGCTTCGTCGTGGGCGAGGGCCGCGCGTTCGGTCGGGTCGGCTGCCGGCTGGTGGGAGCGGCCCAGGAGTCGGTCCAGGATGCCCATGTCTCCTCCTCGTGCTGCGTCGGGCTACGGGCACCCCCCACTGTCACACTACGCCGCAGGGGGTGCCACCGGGCTCAGCCGAGGGTGGCGGTCTGGCCGCCGTTGTCCAGGCGGCCGGTGAGGCGGACCGGGCCCGGGCCCGGTCCGTGGGCGGGGAGGGCGAGCGGATGGCCGTCCGTCCGGGTCTCGGGCAGGGGGTAGCCGGCGGCGCCGGTCACGGCCACCACCTTGCGGCTGCCCGCGACCAGCAGGTACGCCGTGCCGGAGCGCGCCCGCCACCAGGTGGCGCCGAGCACGTTCTGGTCGAAGCGGCTGCAGGCGCGGCTCTCGGCGGCCTCCGCCGTCCGGATCGGGGCGGCGGTGCCGGGCGGCAGCAGCTCGGTCGCGGCGGTGCCGCCGCCGTCCCAGCGGTCGCTCCGGAGGCAGACCCAGGTGGCGGGGCCGGCGTTCTCCGGGAGGGGCTGCTCGGCGAAGACCCAGGCGTTGACGGCCTTGGTGCCGGGCTGGGCGGTGGTGAGGGTGCAGGCGGTGCGGGCCCAGGTGAGCAGGGCGTCGGTGCCGGTGGCCTCGCGCGGGGCGCGGGCCGGGCCGGCCTGCGGGGGCGGGGTGTAGGTGAGGTGGACGGGCAGCAGACCGCCGAGGTCGGCGAGCAGGAAGGCGTGCTGCTCGGCCACCACCGGCGAGGAGCGCAGCTGCAGCACCTGCCTGGCCGCACAGTCGGCGGCGCCGGCCGGGACGGGGGCGGTGAGGCCGTCCGGGTGCGGCAGGGCTGCCGCCGGCTGGTCGGGGCGGCGCAGGTCGCGGGTCTCGGCGGTGTCCACCCAGGGGGCCAGCAGCAGGCGGGCGCCGGCGGCCGTGCGGTGCAGCACCACCGCGGCGGCCGTGGTGACGTCGGCCTGGTCGGTGCGGGCCAGGGCCAGCCCGGGGCCGGTGGTGGCGCCCTCGGTGTAGCGGGCCAGCCGGCCCTCGCCCTGGAGCAGCACCACCGTCTCGCCGTCCACCCGTCCGGCGTAGAGCAGCCGGGGTGGACCGGCGGGCGGGCCGGGCGGGGTGCCGGGTGCGACCTCGGCACCGGCCAGGCCGGTGGCCCAGGCGCGGCGGGCCCGGTCGACCAGGGCGTGGTCGGTGCGGAGTTCGCCCCGGGCGGGCCAGACCTCGAAGTCCAGGCGGGCGGTGTGCCGCCAGGCGTCGGGAGCTGCCATCACCGGCGCGGCGAGCGCGGCCGGCCCGGCGGCCGGGGGCGGCGGGAGCGGGTGGGCCGGGCCGGTGCCGGCGCCGGTGCCGGTGCCGGTGCCGGGGAGGAGCAGCACCGCGGCGAGGGCGGCGGCGCCCAGGGCGGTGAGGGAGCCGCGTATCCGGAGCCGACGCCGCATCAGGTCGGCCGGCTGGGCCCGGACGGCGCAGGGGTCGAACTCGGCCGATCCGTTGAGCACCCGGCCGGCCTCGGGGTGCGCGGTGAGCAGCAGCTCGGCCTCGGCCAGCGCTCCGGCGGGGGCCGGGGCCCCGGCCGCGGCGAGCAGCCCCAGCACCTCCGTCTCGGTCAGCCCGGCGGTCAGTCGCAGCCCGCAGGCCGCCCGCCCGGCCGGCGACAGGCGGGCCAGGGCCTGGTCCACCGTCAGCGCCTCGGCCTCCCCGGCCTCGGTGTACAGCCGCAACCCCCACACCTGCGGCAGCCCCACTCCCCGCCCCCGGGCCACCCGCAGTGCCCGCCGCACCACCCGCCCGCGCACGGCCGCCACCACCTCGGCCTCACCGTCGAAGCCGGCCGCCGACCCGTCCGGGACCTCGACCTGCCCGTCGACCGGAACGACCGGAGCAATCGGAGCGGCCGGAGCGATCGGAACGGCCGCTCGCCGGCCGCCGGCCGGGCCGGCCAGGGAGCGCTGGACGATGCGGTGGGCGGCGAGCACCCGGTGGTGCCGGTCGCCGCTGCCGGCCAGCACCAGGTAGGCCAGCCGGGCGAGTTCGCGGTAGTGCGCGACCAGCACCGCCTCCCGCTCCGCCAACCGGGCCCGCCGCCCCCGCCCGGCCCGCAGCCGGAACCCCCGACCGGTACCCCGCCGCTCGGCCATCCCCCACACCTCACTCCCCCGGGACCACCCGGGCACGCCGCCGTCCGAGGCCGCCCGGTATCCGCCGGCGGCCCACCGCCGTGGCCAACGAAGCGATCATGGGATGGTCACTCCGCCCCCGGGCACCCCACCCACCACGCGCCGCCCGCCCCGACCCGCACGCCGCCCCCGCGACGCGGCCGCCGGCGGCCGCCTCACTCGGACGGGCGAGCCGCACCCCGCCCCCGCCCCGCGCGGTGATGTCCGTACGGCCGCCGGGGGTTGAGACTTTGGTCCCCGGGAGAGGCGCCGTAGGGCCGTAGCGGCCTCATCCGGTGCGGACGGAGGGTGGAGCTGTCAGCCGGTCCCGGCAGCGCCGCCGGGCCGCACTCCGCCGCCGACCCCCCGAGGTGAGCGAAATGGCCCGCCAGCAAGCCCCGACCGCAGCCGCGACTCCCGTCGACACGCCCGTCGACACCCCTTCCGAGGCCGCGTCAGCGGTCGACCTGCTGGTGCGGAACGGGCAGAAGGCCCTGCAGGAGTACGCCGGGTTCACCCAGGAGAAGGTGGACCACATCGTCAGGAAGGCCTCGCTGGCCGCGCTGGCCGCGCACACCAGACTGGCCGTCATGGCGGTGGAGGAGACCGGCCGCGGGGTGTTCGAGGACAAGGCCGTCAAGAACATCTTCGCCTGTGAGCACGTCACCCACTCGATGGCCGACATGAAGACGGTCGGGGTGGTCCGCCGGGACGAGATCGACGGGATCGTCGAGATAGCCGAGCCGGTCGGCGTGGTGGCGGGCGTGACGCCGGTGACCAACCCGACCTCGACCACGATCTTCAAGGCGCTGATCGCGCTGAAGACGCGGAACCCGATCGTCTTCGGCTTCCACCCCTCCGCACAGCGCTGTTCGGCCGAGGCGGCCCGGATCGTCCGGGACGCGGCGATCGCCGCGGGGGCGCCCGCGCACTGCGTGCAGTGGATCGAGCAGCCCTCGATGGCGGCGACCGGCGCGCTGATGAACCACCCGGGGGTGGCCACCATCCTGGCCACCGGCGGCAACGCGATGGTGCGGGCGGCGTACAGCTGCGGCAAGCCGGCGCTGGGCGTCGGGGCGGGCAACGTGCCCGCGTACATCGAGAAGAGCGCGGACCTCAAGCGGGCCGTCAACGACGTGGTGCTCTCCAAGTCCTTCGACAACGGGATGATCTGCGCCTCCGAGCAGGCCGTGATCCTGGACCAGGAGGTCTACGGGCCGGCGCTGGCGGAGTTCAGGAAGCTCAAGGCGTACCTGGCCACCGAGGCGGAGAAGGCCAAGCTGGAGGAGTACGTCTTCGGCGTCACCGGCGAGGACCGGAACTGTGCGGGCGCGAAGCTGAACGCGGCGGTGGTCGGCCAGAGCCCGGTGAAGATCGCCGAGGCGGCGGGCTTCGAGGTGCCGGCCGACACCTCGATCATCCTGGTGGAGGTCGGCGAGGTCGGCGAGGACGAGCCGCTGACCAGGGAGAAGCTCTGCCCGGTGCTGGCCGTGCTGAAGGCGGGCACCCGGCGCGAGGGGCTGAAGCTGGCCACGCAGATGGTGGAGTTCCACGGGCTGGGCCACTCGGCCGCCGTGCACACCGAGGACGAGGCCTTCGCCGAGGAGTTCGGCCACGCCGTCAAGGCCTGCCGGGTGATCTGGAACGCGCCGAGCTCGCAGGGCGGCATCGGTGACGTCTACAACGCGTTCATGCCCTCGCTGACCCTGGGCTGCGGCTCCTACGGCCACAACTCGGTCTCGGGCAATGTGAGCGCTCTCAATCTGGTCAACATCAAGCGGATCGGGCGGCGCAACACCAACATGCAGTGGTTCAAGATCCCGCCGAAGGTCTTCTTCGAGCGCAACTCGATCAAGTACCTGGCCGACATGCGGGGTGCCCGCAAGGTGGTGATCGTCACCGACCGCACGATGGTGGAGATCGGGCACCTGGAGCGCGTCCGCGGCATCCTGGGCCGCCGCACCGAGCCGGTCGAGATCCGGGTGATCGACTTCGTCGAGCCGAACCCGAGCATCGACACGGTGGAGAAGGGCGCCGAGCTGATGCGCGGCTTCCGGCCGGACACCATCATCGCGCTCGGCGGCGGCTCGCCGATGGACGCGGCCAAGGTGATGTGGCTGATGTACGAGCACCCGGAGACGGTCTTCGCGGACCTGAAGGAGAAGTTCTTCGACATCCGCAAGCGCGCCTTCACCTTCCCCGACCTGGGCGAGAAGGCCAAGCTGGTCTGCATCCCGACCACCTCGGGCACCGGCAGCGAGGTGACCCCGTTCGCGGTGATCACCGACTCGGAGACCGGCCAGAAGTACCCGCTGGCGGACTACGCGCTGACCCCGAGCGTGGCGATCTGCGACCCGGCGCTCACCACCCACCTGCCGAAGGCCGTCACCGCCGACTCCGGCTTCGACGCGCTGACGCACTGCATCGAGACCTACGTCTCGGTCTACGCCAACGACTTCACCGACGGGCTGGCCCTGCAGGGCATCAAGCTGATCTTCGAGAACCTGGAGCAGGCGGTCGTCGACGGCCCGAACTCCCCGGTAGCCCGGGAGAAGATGCACAACGCCGGCACCATCGCCGGCATGGCCTTCGGCTCGGCCTTCCTGGGCGTGGTGCACGCGATGGCGCACACCCTGGGCGCCACCTTCCACGTGGCCCACGGCCGCACCAACGCGGTGCTGCTGCCGCACGTGATCCGCTACAACGGCTCGGCGCCGACCAAGGTGACCAGCTGGCCCAAGTACCGCAGCTACGTGGCCCCGGAGCGCTTCCAGGCGATCGCGCAGCTGCTGGGCCTGGAGGCGGCCACCCCGGAGCAGGGCGTGGAGTCGCTGGCCCGGGCGGTGGAGGAGCTGCGCGACAAGGTGGGCATCCCCGCCTCCTTCAAGGCGGCCGGCGTGGACGAGGGCGCCTTCCTGGCGGCCCTGCCGCAGCAGGCGATGAACGCCTACGAGGACCAGTGCGCCCCGGCCAACCCGCGGATGCCGATGATCGCGGACATGCAGCAGCTGATGCGCCAGGCCTACTACGGCGACCAGGTCTGAGCCGACCGGCCGGGGACCGAGTGACCTTGGTCCCCGGCTTTCGGGACTTTCCGAGCCCATGTGACTTTGTGAATCGATTCACAATGTACGGGTAGGGCATCGAGACGAGGCGGGAGCAGCAACACCATGAGCACCCAGCAGTTCGAGAAGACCGGCAGCGGCGCCTGGGAGGGCTTCAAGGGCGGTCTGTGGCGGGACGCCATCGACGTCCGCGACTTCATCCAGCAGAACTACACCCCGTACGAGGGCGACGCGGCCTTCCTGGCCGGCCCCACCGAGCGCACCACCGAGGTCTGGCGGCAGATCACCGCCCGCTTCCCCGAGGAGCGCGCCAAGGGCGTGTACGACGTCGCGTACGACATCCCCTCCACCATCACCGCGCACGCGCCGGGCTGGATCGACAAGGACCGCGACCTGATCGTGGGCCTGCAGACCGACGCCCCGCTCAAGCGGGCGATCATGCCCTACGGCGGCTGGCGGATGGTGGCCGGCGCGCTGGAGACCTACGGGTACCCCGTCTCCCCCGAGCTGGAGAAGGTCTTCACCGAGTACCGCAAGACCCACAACGCCGGGGTCTTCGACGCCTACACCCCCGAGATCCGGGCCGCCCGCAAGGCCGGCGTCGTCACCGGGCTGCCCGACGCCTACGGGCGCGGCCGGATCATCGGCGACTACCGCCGGGTGGCGCTGTACGGCGTGGACCGGCTGATCGAGGTCAAGCGCGAGGAGAAGGCCGAGCTGGACGCGCTGCCCAGGGAGCCGGGCCGCCTGGAGGAGGTCATCCGCCAGCGCGAGGAGATCTCCGAGCAGATCCGGGCGCTGGACGAGCTCA from Kitasatospora sp. MMS16-BH015 encodes:
- the adhE gene encoding bifunctional acetaldehyde-CoA/alcohol dehydrogenase, encoding MARQQAPTAAATPVDTPVDTPSEAASAVDLLVRNGQKALQEYAGFTQEKVDHIVRKASLAALAAHTRLAVMAVEETGRGVFEDKAVKNIFACEHVTHSMADMKTVGVVRRDEIDGIVEIAEPVGVVAGVTPVTNPTSTTIFKALIALKTRNPIVFGFHPSAQRCSAEAARIVRDAAIAAGAPAHCVQWIEQPSMAATGALMNHPGVATILATGGNAMVRAAYSCGKPALGVGAGNVPAYIEKSADLKRAVNDVVLSKSFDNGMICASEQAVILDQEVYGPALAEFRKLKAYLATEAEKAKLEEYVFGVTGEDRNCAGAKLNAAVVGQSPVKIAEAAGFEVPADTSIILVEVGEVGEDEPLTREKLCPVLAVLKAGTRREGLKLATQMVEFHGLGHSAAVHTEDEAFAEEFGHAVKACRVIWNAPSSQGGIGDVYNAFMPSLTLGCGSYGHNSVSGNVSALNLVNIKRIGRRNTNMQWFKIPPKVFFERNSIKYLADMRGARKVVIVTDRTMVEIGHLERVRGILGRRTEPVEIRVIDFVEPNPSIDTVEKGAELMRGFRPDTIIALGGGSPMDAAKVMWLMYEHPETVFADLKEKFFDIRKRAFTFPDLGEKAKLVCIPTTSGTGSEVTPFAVITDSETGQKYPLADYALTPSVAICDPALTTHLPKAVTADSGFDALTHCIETYVSVYANDFTDGLALQGIKLIFENLEQAVVDGPNSPVAREKMHNAGTIAGMAFGSAFLGVVHAMAHTLGATFHVAHGRTNAVLLPHVIRYNGSAPTKVTSWPKYRSYVAPERFQAIAQLLGLEAATPEQGVESLARAVEELRDKVGIPASFKAAGVDEGAFLAALPQQAMNAYEDQCAPANPRMPMIADMQQLMRQAYYGDQV